The following is a genomic window from candidate division WOR-3 bacterium.
TTCGTAACTGGTTTTAATTTAAAAGAAGGAGCAATTGCTTCTTCGGTTGCTCACGATTCTCACCATCTTGTTGCCTGTGGTGTCGATGATGAAAGTATTGTTACCGCAATAAATAAGATTATCGAAGAACAGGGTGGTTTAGCGATTAGCCGAGAAAAAGAAATTCTTTCTTTTTTACCCTTAAAGATTGCTGGTCTAATGGCTAACTTAAAAGCACCAGAAGTTGCTAGTTCTTTAAATTTATTACTTAACCTTACAAAAAAATTGGGTTGCACCTTGGAAAACCCTTTTATTACTTTATCTTTTCTTGCTTTACCGGTAATACCAGAACTTAAATTAACTGATAAAGGATATTTTTCAGCCAAAAATTGGCAGTTTATTAGTTTGTGGAGTTAGAAAAAAAATTTTTTGTCGGAGTTATTGGTCCAAATAATCCAAGCAAAAAGATTTATCAACTTGCTTATCAAATTGGTAAAGAGATTGGTAAAAGAAATTGGGTGTTAATTTGTGGTGGTTTAGGTGGTATAATGGAAGCAGTTTCCAAAGGAGCAAAAGAGGAAGGTGGTTTAACAATTGGCATCTTGCCTAATAGCGAAAAATCTTTTGCCAATCCCTATATTGATATTCCCATCGCTACCGGTTTAAACGAAGCAAGAAATTTAATAATTGTTTTAACCAGTGATGTGATTATTGCCGTTGGTAAAGGTTACGGCACATTATCCGAAATTGCTTTCGCCTTAAAATATAACAAAAAAGTATTTGGTTTAAAAACTTGGCAGAAAGAATTACCAATTATAAAAATAAAAAATATTAAAGAATTAATAAAAAAACTCATCAATCTTGCATATTAAATATTGATTAATTATAATTATTAGTGAAAATGGTGAGGGAAAAGGCAAAAGTGGGGATTGAAATTGGCTTACACGCTCGACCAGCAGCCGAGTTTGTAAAGATTGCTGAAAGATTTAAATCAAAAATAAGGGTTTGTAAAGATGGCATCTGGGTTAACGGAAAAAGTATTTTATCCCTACTAACCTTGGCAGCTGAAAGGGGAAGTGAACTTATCTTAGAAGCTGATGGCCCAGATGAACAAGAAGCAATTGAAGCATTAAAAAAATTCCTTACTAACCAATGAAAGAAAGAATTTTAAGAGGCATTCCCATAAACGGTGATTTCGGTTATGGTGAAATAGAAGTCTATTCACCACAATTGCCAGTTATTGAAAAAAAAGAAATCTCTGCCGAAGAAATTTTTCAAGAAAAAGAAAGGTTAGATAAAGCTATTACTCTAACAAAAGAAGATTTTGAAAAAATTTACCAAAAGGTAAGGGCAGAAATGGGAAAAGATATTGCCGAATTCATTAAAATCCAGATTGCTTTTCTCACTGATGAAACGGTTATAAAAGAGGCTAAAGAACTAATTGAAAAAGGAAGGGTATCTGCCGAATATGCTTATTCCGAAGTTATCAAAAGATATTATCACAATTTAGCAAGTAAAGGAGTAAGCGTTTTTGTTGATAAAAGTTCAGAAATTTTTGATGTCTGTCTTTATGTGTTGAAAAAATTAAAAGATAGTAAAAAGGGATTCTCACTACTTTTTCCCGATAAAAAATGTCTTCTTTTTGCTCACACTTTAACCCCGATGAATATGGCAATTTTAGATAAAGAGTATATTTTAGGTATTGCCTTGGAAATGGGTGGTAAGACTTCCCATATTTCTATAATGGCAAAAGCAAAAGAGATTCCTGCCGTGGTGGGTGTAGAAAATCTTTTACAATTTAGCAGCAAAGTTAAGGAAGCAATAATTGACGGTAATCGAGGTTTAGTAATTCTTTCTCCTACAGAAAAGAGAATAAAATTTTACGAAAAAGAAAAAGAAGAATTAGGTAAGCGACGAAAGGCGCTAATCACCCAAAAAGAACAGGAAGCAAAAACAAAAGATGGAAAGTATGTGGACATCTCAGCTAATATTGAGTTTGTTTATGAAGCAGTAATGGCAAAAGAATATGGTGCGAAAGGAATCGGCCTTTTTCGAACTGAATATCTCTTTTTATCCAAAAGAGAATTACCAAGCGAAGAAGAGCAGTACCAATTTTATAAAGAGGTTGCCGAAAAGATGAAACCCTATTTTGTTATTATCCGGACTTTTGATTTAGGCGGTGATAAAATAATTCCTGGCTATTTTGAAAATAACCCTTTTTTAGGTTGGCGAGGAATAAGATTCTGTCTAAGCAATTTAAATTTCTTTAAAACTCAATTACGAGCAATCTTAAGGGCTTCCCAAACAAGAAATATTAAAGTGATGTTGCCGATGGTAAGTAATATTGATGAAGTTATCAAGACCAAAAATATCTTAGAAGAGATAAAACAAGAATTAAAAGAGAAAAATATCGATTTTGATGAGAATATTGAATTAGGAATTATGATTGAAACACCTTCTTCAGTTTTACTTTCGGATGTGTTAGCAAAATTATGTTCTTTCTTTTCTATCGGCTCCAATGACCTTACCCAATACACTTTGGCCTGTGACCGTGGAAACGAAAAAGTAAGTTATCTCTTCAGCCATTACCATCCGGCAGTTTTAAGACTAATAAAAGAAACGATAAAGAATGGCCACAGAAATGGTATTTGGGTTGGTTTATGTGGCGAATTGGCAAGCGAACCTTTCGGTATAATTATTTTAATTGGTATGGGAATCGATGAACTATCAATGGCGCCACAATTTATTCCCTATGCAAAAGAACTTATCTCCTTCTTAGATACCGATTTTTGTAAAGAGATTGCCGAGAAAGTAATAAACTTTTCTACCCCTTCGGAAGTATTACGTTATCTTAAAAAGAGAATTAAAAAGGAAAAAATTCCCTTAGAAAAATACTCCTATGTTTGATTTAATCTACCACTTTCCCGAACAGTTAGAAGAGTCTTTAGCTCTCACTAATCAAGCACTGAAAGAAAGAAAAGATTTTTTAGATAAAATTAATGATATTGAAAAAATTGTTGTTGTTGGAATGGGTGGCAGCGGCATTGCTGGCGATATTGTCTTTAGCCTCACCTATTCTTTTTTAAAAT
Proteins encoded in this region:
- a CDS encoding TIGR00725 family protein; its protein translation is MELEKKFFVGVIGPNNPSKKIYQLAYQIGKEIGKRNWVLICGGLGGIMEAVSKGAKEEGGLTIGILPNSEKSFANPYIDIPIATGLNEARNLIIVLTSDVIIAVGKGYGTLSEIAFALKYNKKVFGLKTWQKELPIIKIKNIKELIKKLINLAY
- the ptsP gene encoding phosphoenolpyruvate--protein phosphotransferase; this translates as MKERILRGIPINGDFGYGEIEVYSPQLPVIEKKEISAEEIFQEKERLDKAITLTKEDFEKIYQKVRAEMGKDIAEFIKIQIAFLTDETVIKEAKELIEKGRVSAEYAYSEVIKRYYHNLASKGVSVFVDKSSEIFDVCLYVLKKLKDSKKGFSLLFPDKKCLLFAHTLTPMNMAILDKEYILGIALEMGGKTSHISIMAKAKEIPAVVGVENLLQFSSKVKEAIIDGNRGLVILSPTEKRIKFYEKEKEELGKRRKALITQKEQEAKTKDGKYVDISANIEFVYEAVMAKEYGAKGIGLFRTEYLFLSKRELPSEEEQYQFYKEVAEKMKPYFVIIRTFDLGGDKIIPGYFENNPFLGWRGIRFCLSNLNFFKTQLRAILRASQTRNIKVMLPMVSNIDEVIKTKNILEEIKQELKEKNIDFDENIELGIMIETPSSVLLSDVLAKLCSFFSIGSNDLTQYTLACDRGNEKVSYLFSHYHPAVLRLIKETIKNGHRNGIWVGLCGELASEPFGIIILIGMGIDELSMAPQFIPYAKELISFLDTDFCKEIAEKVINFSTPSEVLRYLKKRIKKEKIPLEKYSYV
- a CDS encoding HPr family phosphocarrier protein; this encodes MVREKAKVGIEIGLHARPAAEFVKIAERFKSKIRVCKDGIWVNGKSILSLLTLAAERGSELILEADGPDEQEAIEALKKFLTNQ